Proteins co-encoded in one Arachis stenosperma cultivar V10309 chromosome 7, arast.V10309.gnm1.PFL2, whole genome shotgun sequence genomic window:
- the LOC130941424 gene encoding uncharacterized protein At2g39795, mitochondrial-like, with protein sequence MAFSSILRRSGSLARPLVIAGQLLKNTQRQSSYCTVLLSAINQNLQKDSAVPTFGFSSLAYKNKPTSDENLLRVIESEITCAQETDNHTVDEAPSNFPFKILDQPGQQTIMLERTYQGEEIKVEVHMPDLVTGEENDDGRDDDDESERASQSSIPLSVSVYKKDGPYLEFSCVAYPDEVVIDSLSVKNPEPSEDQIAYEGPDFQDLDEGLQKSFHKYLEIRGIKPSTTNFLHEYMINKDSREYLVWLQKLKQFVEA encoded by the exons ATGGCGTTCAGCTCGATTCTTCGCAGGTCTGGATCTCTCGCAAGGCCTCTTGTGATTGCAGGGCAATTGTTGAAGAACACTCAGCGGCAGAGTAGCTACTGCACCGTTTTGTTGAGCGCCATCAACCAGAACTTGCAAAAGGACTCGGCGGTTCCGACGTTCGGTTTTTCTTCTTTGGCTTATAAGAACAAGCCCACCTCCGACGAGAACCTTCTCCGCGTCATCGAATCGGAGATCACTTGCGCCCAGGAAACCGACAATCACACT GTTGATGAGGCTCCAAGTAATTTCCCTTTTAAGATACTTGATCAGCCGGGACAGCAGACTATAATGCTTGAAAGGACATATCAAGGTGAGGAAATTAAGGTTGAGGTGCACATGCCTGATCTGGTCACCGGGGAAGAAAATGATGATGGTCGTGACGACGACGATGAGAGTGAGAGAGCATCTCAGTCAAGCATTCCGCTTTCAGTCAGTGTTTACAAGAAGGATGGGCCCTATCTGGAATTCAGTTGTGTGGCTTACCCCGATGAGGTCGTCATTGACAGCTTGTCTGTTAAGAATCCGGAACCCAGCGAGGATCAGATTGCATACGAAGGACCAGACTTCCA GGATTTGGACGAGGGCCTCCAAAAGTCTTTCCACAAGTACTTAGAAATTAGAGGAATCAAGCCTAGCACAACCAATTTCTTGCATGAGTACATGATCAACAAGGATAGCAGGGAATACTTGGTCTGGTTGCAGAAGCTCAAGCAATTTGTTGAAGCATGA
- the LOC130939451 gene encoding uncharacterized protein LOC130939451, with the protein MNLEEEQMALVVRFVDKHGFVKERLIDVVHVKDTTSATLKQEIYSALSHHNLNIQNVRGQGYDGASNMRGEWKGLQALIIQECLYAYYVHCFAHQLQLALVAAAKEVVDVHAFFQSLSNIINVVCSCKRNDELRSAYATEISHLVATNQIETGRGANRIGTLKRSGDTRWSSHFNSICSLLRMFGATTSVLEDLATNGSTYSQRGDATYALKSLLSFDFVFILHMMKEIMGITDKLCQVLQQKSQDILNAMHLVSSTKSLIQQLRDSSWGALLEKVGSFCNDHAIQILDMGASFSDIIRSRRKKDVVTVEHHYRVDIFTSVIDF; encoded by the coding sequence ATGAATCTAGAAGAGGAACAAATGGCACTTGTTGTTAGATTTGTTGATAAGCATGGATTTGTCAAAGAAAGGCTAATAGATGTTGTTCATGTCAAAGATACTACTTCTGCTACTCTAAAACAAGAGATTTATTCTGCATTATCTCATCACAATCTCAACATTCAAAATGTTCGAGGTCAAGGGTATGACGGAGCTAGTAATATGCGTGGAGAGTGGAAAGGGTTACAAGCTTTAATTATTCAAGAATGTCTTTATGCATATTATGTTCATTGCTTTGCTCATCAATTACAGCTAGCTCTTGTTGCCGCGGCTAAAGAAGTTGTTGATGTTCATGCTTTTTTCCAAAGTTTGAGTAATATTATCAATGTTGTGTGCTCTTGCAAACGCAATGATGAATTACGATCTGCTTATGCAACTGAAATTTCTCATTTAGTTGCAACTAATCAAATTGAAACAGGAAGGGGAGCAAATCGAATTGGCACATTAAAAAGATCAGGAGATACTAGGTGGAGCTCTCACTTCAACTCAATTTGTAGCCTTTTACGTATGTTTGGAGCAACAACTTCAGTTCTGGAAGATTTGGCTACTAATGGATCTACATATTCTCAACGTGGTGATGCTACTTATGCTCTTAAATCTTTATTAtcatttgattttgttttcattttgcATATGATGAAAGAAATCATGGGAATCACTGATAAACTTTGTCAAGTATTGCAACAAAAATCTCAAGACATTTTGAATGCTATGCATCTGGTTTCTAGTACAAAGTCATTGATTCAACAGTTAAGAGATAGTAGTTGGGGAGCACTTTTGGAGAAAGTTGGTTCTTTCTGCAATGATCATGCTATTCAGATACTTGATATGGGTGCTTCTTTTAGTGACATAATTCGGTCTCGTCGTAAAAAGGATGTTGTCACTGTTGAACACCACTATCGTGTTGACATTTTTACTAGCGTGATAGATTTTTAA